Proteins from one Setaria italica strain Yugu1 chromosome V, Setaria_italica_v2.0, whole genome shotgun sequence genomic window:
- the LOC101757061 gene encoding uncharacterized protein LOC101757061 isoform X1 — translation MRVAAAASFHLAPATNRPHRRASATTSCSLKPAPTARPSRPLTLVRRAPVARASLGISHDKGSEVSGADVVGQNDLLIVGPGVLGRIVAEKWQKEHPGCKVYGQTASTNHHSELMDLGIIPSLKGSTISQKVPHVIFCAPPSGSDDYPGDVRVAASNWSGEGSFLFTSSTALYDCSDNMMCNEDCPSVPIGRSPRTDVLLKVENVVLEAGGCVLRLAGLYKIDRGAHVFWLRKGTLDTRPDHIINQIHYEDAASLAIAIMKKQLRSRIFLGCDNKPLSRQEIMDAVNRSGKFDTKFEGFTGTDGPLGKRMENSKTRAEIGWEPTYPSFTEFLGLSS, via the exons ATGAGAGTCGCCGCTGCGGCCTCCTTCCATCTGGCTCCCGCCACGAACCGGCCCCATCGCCgcgcctccgccaccacctcctgctcccTGAAACCCGCCCCGACTGCTCGGCCATCTCGCCCCCTCACGCTCGTCCGCCGCGCGCCTGTCGCCCGCGCCTCTCTCG GGATATCTCATGATAAAGGGTCGGAGGTCTCTGGTGCTGATGTTGTTGGCCAGAATGATCTACTGATTGTGGGCCCAGGTGTGCTTGGACGAATTGTAGCTGAGAAGTGGCAAAAG GAACATCCAGGCTGCAAAGTTTATGGCCAGACTGCAAGCACAAATCATCATAGTGAGTTAATGGATCTTGGCATCATCCCCTCACTGAAGGGCTCCACTATTTCTCAGAAGGTTCCACATGTTATTTTCTGTGCTCCTCCATCTGGTTCTGATGATTACCCTGGGGATGTCAG AGTGGCAGCGTCAAATTGGAGTGGTGAAGGATCTTTCCTGTTTACATCAAGTACTGCTCTGTATGACTGCAGTGACAACATGATGTGCAATGAG GATTGTCCATCAGTGCCAATTGGCAGGAGCCCTCGTACAGATGTACTTCTAAAAGTGGAAAATGTTGTTCTTGAGGCAGGAGGCTGTGTTCTCAGGCTAGCTGGACTTTAT AAGATAGACAGAGGTGCTCATGTTTTTTGGTTGAGGAAAGGAACTTTGGACACACGACCAGATCATATTATCAACCAGATTCATTATGAG GATGCTGCTTCCCTTGCAATTGCAATCATGAAAAAGCAACTGCGGAGCCGAATATTTTTGGGCTGCGACAATAAGCCTCTTTCCAG GCAAGAAATAATGGATGCTGTTAACAGAAGTGGAAAATTTGACACGAAGTTTGAAGGCTTCACTG GCACTGACGGTCCATTGGGGAAGAGGATGGAGAACTCAAAAACTCGGGCTGAGATCGGGTGGGAGCCTACGTATCCAAGCTTCACTGAATTCCTTGGTCTCAGCAGTTAG
- the LOC101757061 gene encoding uncharacterized protein LOC101757061 isoform X2 encodes MRVAAAASFHLAPATNRPHRRASATTSCSLKPAPTARPSRPLTLVRRAPVARASLGISHDKGSEVSGADVVGQNDLLIVGPGVLGRIVAEKWQKEHPGCKVYGQTASTNHHSELMDLGIIPSLKGSTISQKVPHVIFCAPPSGSDDYPGDVRVAASNWSGEGSFLFTSSTALYDCSDNMMCNEDCPSVPIGRSPRTDVLLKVENVVLEAGGCVLRLAGLYKIDRGAHVFWLRKGTLDTRPDHIINQIHYEDAASLAIAIMKKQLRSRIFLGCDNKPLSRQEIMDAVNRSGKFDTKFEGFTEDGELKNSG; translated from the exons ATGAGAGTCGCCGCTGCGGCCTCCTTCCATCTGGCTCCCGCCACGAACCGGCCCCATCGCCgcgcctccgccaccacctcctgctcccTGAAACCCGCCCCGACTGCTCGGCCATCTCGCCCCCTCACGCTCGTCCGCCGCGCGCCTGTCGCCCGCGCCTCTCTCG GGATATCTCATGATAAAGGGTCGGAGGTCTCTGGTGCTGATGTTGTTGGCCAGAATGATCTACTGATTGTGGGCCCAGGTGTGCTTGGACGAATTGTAGCTGAGAAGTGGCAAAAG GAACATCCAGGCTGCAAAGTTTATGGCCAGACTGCAAGCACAAATCATCATAGTGAGTTAATGGATCTTGGCATCATCCCCTCACTGAAGGGCTCCACTATTTCTCAGAAGGTTCCACATGTTATTTTCTGTGCTCCTCCATCTGGTTCTGATGATTACCCTGGGGATGTCAG AGTGGCAGCGTCAAATTGGAGTGGTGAAGGATCTTTCCTGTTTACATCAAGTACTGCTCTGTATGACTGCAGTGACAACATGATGTGCAATGAG GATTGTCCATCAGTGCCAATTGGCAGGAGCCCTCGTACAGATGTACTTCTAAAAGTGGAAAATGTTGTTCTTGAGGCAGGAGGCTGTGTTCTCAGGCTAGCTGGACTTTAT AAGATAGACAGAGGTGCTCATGTTTTTTGGTTGAGGAAAGGAACTTTGGACACACGACCAGATCATATTATCAACCAGATTCATTATGAG GATGCTGCTTCCCTTGCAATTGCAATCATGAAAAAGCAACTGCGGAGCCGAATATTTTTGGGCTGCGACAATAAGCCTCTTTCCAG GCAAGAAATAATGGATGCTGTTAACAGAAGTGGAAAATTTGACACGAAGTTTGAAGGCTTCACTG AGGATGGAGAACTCAAAAACTCGGGCTGA